In Clostridiales bacterium, the DNA window TTTAGCATAGGCTTGTTTCCATCGCATTTATGCCTCATTTCATCCGCTCTAATCGCATTTTTACTCGATAAATCGATTGTTCCAGAGTACATTTTGATCTTATTGTTATCTTATTTAATATTTTTTACTGCAAAGAGAGCATATTTTAAGATTCGGACTTATAAAAACCAAAATGACGATATGCGCGGAAAAATATACAGGCTCTACGAAAGAATCGACGCGAACAAGGGATATGAAAAGCAGGTAAAGTATACGGCCCAGCTTGAGGAACGGAATAAAATCTCACAGAAAATACATGACAGCGTCGGTCATACGATATCGGGAAGCATCATGCAGCTTGAAGCAGCTAAAATTCTGATGGATAAAGATAAGGAAAGCACGCTCAAAATGGTTCAAAATTCCATAAATGTATTGAGAGACGGGCTCGAATCCATAAGAGAAGTTTTGCGTGAAATAAAGCCTCCAAAAGAGCAGATGGGAATAAACAGGCTCAAACTTATGACCGACGATTTTACTGCAAAAACTCAAATAGAAACCATTTTGAATATCAATGGTAAAATTGATGTGATAAACTATACATATTGGAATATAATAATTGAAAATACAAAAGAGTCCCTTACAAATGTACTTAAATATGCAAATGCT includes these proteins:
- a CDS encoding histidine kinase → MDILLILSKFSIILYVLIKYLIGETFHPMYTILSILIYICINMAYYIISSKMIKKGVLILSMVLLTRGYLYVNRLFIILLPLNLYEFSIGLFPSHLCLISSALIAFLLDKSIVPEYILILLLSYLIFFTAKRAYFKIRTYKNQNDDMRGKIYRLYERIDANKGYEKQVKYTAQLEERNKISQKIHDSVGHTISGSIMQLEAAKILMDKDKESTLKMVQNSINVLRDGLESIREVLREIKPPKEQMGINRLKLMTDDFTAKTQIETILNINGKIDVINYTYWNIIIENTKESLTNVLKYANATKVQIRIDVLNKFIKVEVKDNGIGSYSIKKGLGLRGIEERVSNAKGKAIIDGSDGFSVITLLPIEGAK